From a region of the Impatiens glandulifera chromosome 4, dImpGla2.1, whole genome shotgun sequence genome:
- the LOC124935539 gene encoding uncharacterized protein LOC124935539, whose product MESAQTMTEKNKNTLGKRKKPDRDAVLTSDRDERLLKMTWQDAGNYKDCGVFCMLHMETYKGDPKWTCGITRANASKNIHCLRIQYLSRILQSDSNIYRMNLKYKTRKLYKTKLSKTVM is encoded by the exons ATGGAATCCGCTCAAACAATGACAGAGAAGAACAAAAACACTTTAGGTAAAAGGAAAAAGCCAGATAGAGATGCAGTGTTAACTTCAGATAGAGATGAAAG GCTATTGAAAATGACCTGGCAAGACGCAGGGAACTATAAGGATTGTGGAGTATTCTGTATGCTGCACATGGAGACATACAAGGGAGATCCTAAGTGGACTTGTGGCATAACCCGAGCAAATGCGAGCAAGAATATTCATTGTCTACGAATCCAATACCTATCGAGGATTCTACAATCCGATTCTAACATTTATCGGATGAACTTAAAATACAAGACCAGAAAGTTGTACAaaaccaaattatccaaaacagTAATGTAA
- the LOC124934402 gene encoding nectarin-1-like, which produces MAVAVGKLMGFLFMMVISIAMVAANDPDMLQDVCVADLNAAVKVNGFPCKATFNASDFFSDALVKPGATNNSMGSLVTAANVQKIPGLNTLGVSIARIDYAAGGINPPHTHPRATEIVFVLEGELDVGFITTANVLVSKSIKKGEVFVFPRGLVHFQNNNGYGPAAVIAAFNSQLQGTQSIAMTLFGASPPVPDNVLTKAFQIGTKEVEKIKSKFAPKK; this is translated from the exons ATGGCGGTGGCTGTCGGAAAATTAATGGGTTTTCTTTTTATGATGGTAATTAGTATCGCCATGGTCGCTGCAAACGATCCCGACATGCTTCAAGACGTTTGCGTCGCCGATCTAAACGCCg CTGTGAAAGTGAACGGATTTCCATGTAAGGCGACATTCAACGCATCGGATTTCTTCTCGGACGCATTAGTCAAGCCCGGGGCCACAAACAACTCGATGGGCTCGCTCGTGACCGCAGCAAACGTACAAAAAATCCCAGGCCTCAACACCCTTGGAGTCTCCATTGCCCGCATAGACTACGCCGCCGGAGGCATAAACCCTCCTCACACCCACCCTCGAGCTACCGAGATAGTCTTTGTTCTCGAGGGAGAGCTAGACGTTGGTTTTATCACCACTGCCAATGTTTTGGTATCGAAATCAATCAAGAAAGGCGAAGTTTTCGTATTCCCAAGAGGATTGGTCCATTTTCAGAATAACAATGGTTATGGTCCTGCGGCTGTTATTGCCGCGTTTAATAGCCAGCTACAAGGGACACAATCGATCGCGATGACATTGTTCGGAGCGAGCCCTCCCGTGCCCGATAATGTTCTTACAAAGGCTTTTCAAATTGGGACCAAGGAGGTTGAGAAGATTAAGTCCAAATTTGCACccaagaaataa